From the Chloroflexus aurantiacus J-10-fl genome, one window contains:
- a CDS encoding ABC transporter permease, translating to MGKRRQGITRRQVIAGFFAILGLFMLINYVPLALSGDSQVSRIALAVPQPIIAFPTAWSLTITGIIMLIAGGLGLSNRAHRWADGLLWTSAVLLFPAILVWAAAGKQTNATVMLSESLRLGTPLALGALAGIWAERSGVINIAIEGMMLMGAAFGFAIFVFTGQIWVGVLGAVVIGGVMALLHGLLSISFRTDQIISGTVVNILAIGITGYLRRQYIVTEGGGRVTLPSLSTMIADAGFPDLARSLDSIPVLGTIIFGGKPIFFAMLLLVITTHIVLFMTRWGLRTRAVGENPKAADTVGIAVNRMRYINLFISGCIAGLGGAWFSIETVGNFDDGMTAGKGFIALAAMIFGKWMPFGAFGGAMLFGFAEALGTRFQILQVQVLGGPVPVQFLQVIPYVVTMIVLAGLIGRAVGPAAVGKPYEKQ from the coding sequence ATGGGAAAGCGCCGCCAGGGCATAACGCGCCGGCAAGTTATCGCCGGTTTCTTTGCCATTCTTGGTCTGTTCATGCTGATTAACTATGTTCCGCTGGCATTGTCCGGTGACAGCCAGGTCTCGCGGATTGCACTCGCTGTACCACAGCCGATCATTGCCTTTCCTACCGCCTGGAGCCTGACTATCACCGGAATCATCATGCTCATTGCCGGCGGTTTGGGGCTGAGTAATCGTGCCCATCGTTGGGCAGATGGTCTGCTGTGGACAAGTGCAGTGTTGCTGTTTCCAGCGATCTTGGTCTGGGCAGCCGCCGGGAAGCAGACCAATGCTACGGTCATGCTGAGCGAGTCACTACGCCTGGGGACGCCGCTGGCATTGGGGGCGTTAGCCGGGATTTGGGCTGAGCGTTCCGGCGTGATCAACATCGCCATTGAAGGCATGATGCTGATGGGAGCAGCGTTTGGTTTCGCCATCTTTGTCTTCACCGGCCAAATCTGGGTCGGTGTACTGGGGGCTGTTGTTATCGGTGGCGTGATGGCTTTACTGCATGGTCTGCTCTCAATCTCATTTCGCACCGATCAGATCATTAGCGGTACAGTCGTCAATATTCTGGCAATCGGCATTACCGGCTACCTGCGCCGGCAGTATATCGTGACCGAGGGCGGTGGTCGCGTAACGCTTCCCTCTCTCTCAACCATGATCGCCGATGCCGGTTTCCCCGATCTGGCCCGCTCGCTCGACTCGATCCCGGTACTGGGGACGATCATTTTCGGCGGGAAGCCAATCTTTTTTGCGATGCTGTTGCTGGTGATCACCACGCATATCGTGCTGTTCATGACCCGCTGGGGGTTGCGCACCCGTGCCGTCGGTGAGAATCCAAAGGCTGCCGACACCGTGGGTATCGCTGTCAACCGCATGCGCTACATTAATCTTTTCATCAGCGGATGTATTGCCGGTCTGGGTGGGGCGTGGTTTTCCATCGAGACGGTGGGCAATTTCGATGATGGCATGACCGCCGGCAAAGGCTTTATTGCGCTGGCAGCCATGATTTTCGGGAAGTGGATGCCGTTCGGTGCCTTTGGTGGTGCGATGCTGTTTGGATTTGCCGAGGCATTAGGTACACGCTTCCAAATCCTGCAAGTGCAGGTATT